Proteins encoded by one window of Synergistaceae bacterium:
- a CDS encoding heavy metal translocating P-type ATPase has product MTKQTVAIGGMTCAACAKRIERAVGKLQGIASATVNFATEKLSVEFDEQQLKIGDIEQKIVDTGYNVLKESAKNSATIPIGGMTYAACAKRIEKAVGKVEGVLSVSVNLATEKATVSYDPRLAKLSAIRSAIEGAGYQALELEKSGAVDEDKLRKEREIRTLKRKFIVAAVFGAPLLYLAMTSMIWWLWWLPYPKLLRPMQYPLNYVIVQIVLTLPILIVGRNFYTVGFRTFFQGSPNMDSLIAVGTSAAVLYSFYSSYEIVTGNFGAVENLYYESAGVIITLILLGKTLEAISKGKTSEAIKKLMGLAPKTATVIQNGKETEIPIDEVEIGHVILVRPGGKIPVDGVITEGHSAVDESMLTGESIPLDKKPGDKVYAATLNKNGVICFEATKVGSDTALAQIIKLVEDAQGSKAPIAQMADVVSGVFVPVVCVLAVAAAVAWYVYTQNASFALTIFISVLIIACPCALGLATPTAIMVGTGKGAEYGILFKSGEALETTHKIDTIVFDKTGTITEGNPEVTDVVAAQGMERDRLLQLAASAEKGSEHPLGEAIVRKAETENLEFLRAEKFQALTGLGIEADIEGSHLYAGNRKLMTERDISLGDLETESDRLAEEGKTPMYVVLDGQLAGIVAVADVVKKSSADAIRVLRDMGLGVAMITGDNLKTASAIARQVGIDRVLAEVLPQDKSNEVKKLQAEGRKIAMVGDGINDAPALVQADIGIAIGSGTDVAMESADIVLMRSDLMDVPTAIQLSKSTIRNIKQNLFWAFAYNTAGIPIAAGVLYLFGGPLLNPILAAAAMSLSSVSVLSNALRLKRFRPQRGRAFHS; this is encoded by the coding sequence AATCGAACGAGCGGTCGGCAAACTCCAGGGTATCGCCAGCGCCACCGTCAACTTCGCCACGGAAAAGCTGTCAGTGGAGTTCGACGAGCAACAATTGAAAATAGGAGATATCGAACAAAAAATCGTGGACACGGGTTATAACGTCTTAAAGGAAAGCGCTAAAAATAGCGCGACAATCCCCATCGGCGGCATGACTTACGCCGCCTGCGCGAAACGTATTGAAAAAGCGGTGGGCAAGGTGGAGGGGGTACTCTCCGTGTCGGTGAACCTCGCCACGGAGAAGGCCACAGTTTCCTATGACCCGCGACTGGCAAAACTCTCCGCCATACGGAGCGCCATCGAGGGGGCCGGATATCAGGCCTTGGAGTTGGAAAAAAGCGGCGCGGTGGACGAAGATAAGTTGAGAAAAGAGAGGGAGATCCGCACGTTAAAGAGAAAGTTCATCGTCGCCGCCGTGTTTGGCGCGCCTCTTCTTTATCTAGCTATGACCTCTATGATTTGGTGGCTGTGGTGGCTCCCCTACCCCAAGCTCCTTAGGCCGATGCAATATCCCCTGAATTACGTGATCGTGCAGATCGTCCTCACCCTCCCTATTCTCATCGTGGGGCGCAATTTCTACACCGTGGGGTTCAGGACCTTTTTCCAGGGCAGCCCCAACATGGATTCCCTCATCGCCGTCGGAACGTCGGCCGCGGTGCTGTATAGCTTTTACTCCAGCTACGAGATTGTCACCGGCAACTTCGGGGCGGTGGAGAACCTGTACTACGAATCCGCGGGGGTCATCATCACGCTGATCCTTCTGGGTAAAACTCTCGAAGCCATTTCCAAAGGAAAAACCTCAGAGGCCATCAAGAAGCTGATGGGACTCGCGCCCAAAACCGCCACCGTGATCCAGAACGGAAAAGAAACCGAGATCCCCATTGATGAGGTGGAGATCGGCCACGTGATCCTGGTCAGGCCCGGCGGAAAAATCCCCGTGGACGGGGTCATCACGGAGGGGCACTCTGCCGTGGACGAATCGATGCTTACAGGGGAGAGCATCCCCCTGGACAAGAAACCGGGAGATAAGGTGTACGCCGCCACCCTCAACAAAAACGGCGTGATCTGCTTTGAGGCCACCAAGGTGGGGAGCGATACGGCCTTGGCGCAGATTATCAAGCTGGTGGAGGACGCCCAGGGCTCCAAAGCCCCCATCGCGCAAATGGCTGACGTGGTTTCCGGGGTTTTTGTTCCCGTTGTGTGCGTCCTAGCCGTCGCCGCAGCCGTAGCCTGGTACGTGTACACCCAGAACGCCAGTTTCGCGCTGACCATCTTCATCTCCGTCCTCATCATCGCCTGCCCCTGCGCCCTGGGGCTTGCCACCCCCACCGCCATCATGGTGGGAACGGGCAAGGGCGCGGAGTACGGCATTCTCTTCAAAAGCGGAGAGGCGCTGGAGACCACCCATAAAATCGACACCATCGTTTTCGACAAGACTGGGACAATTACGGAGGGCAACCCCGAAGTCACGGATGTCGTCGCGGCTCAGGGGATGGAGCGCGACCGGTTACTTCAGTTGGCGGCCTCCGCCGAAAAAGGTTCTGAACACCCCTTGGGCGAGGCTATTGTCCGAAAGGCCGAAACAGAAAATCTGGAGTTTCTTCGGGCGGAAAAATTCCAAGCTCTCACCGGCCTGGGGATCGAGGCCGACATTGAAGGGTCCCACCTCTACGCGGGGAACCGGAAGCTGATGACTGAGCGGGACATCTCTCTGGGCGATCTGGAAACCGAGTCCGACCGCCTGGCGGAGGAGGGGAAAACCCCCATGTACGTGGTTCTGGACGGTCAACTCGCGGGGATCGTGGCCGTGGCGGACGTGGTGAAGAAAAGCAGTGCGGACGCTATCCGGGTTTTGCGCGACATGGGCCTCGGCGTGGCGATGATCACCGGCGACAACCTTAAAACCGCCAGCGCTATTGCCAGGCAGGTGGGTATCGACAGGGTTCTGGCGGAGGTTTTGCCCCAGGACAAATCCAATGAGGTGAAGAAGCTCCAGGCGGAGGGCCGCAAAATCGCTATGGTGGGTGACGGGATCAACGATGCCCCCGCGCTGGTCCAAGCGGATATTGGGATAGCTATTGGTTCGGGCACCGATGTTGCAATGGAGTCGGCGGATATCGTCTTGATGAGGAGCGACCTGATGGACGTGCCCACTGCGATCCAACTCAGCAAGAGCACCATCCGCAACATCAAGCAAAACCTGTTCTGGGCTTTCGCGTATAATACAGCGGGCATCCCCATCGCCGCCGGAGTGCTCTATCTTTTCGGCGGCCCTCTGCTCAACCCGATTCTGGCCGCAGCGGCTATGTCGCTCAGCTCGGTCTCCGTTCTCTCCAACGCGCTGAGGCTGAAGCGCTTTAGGCCGCAGCGCGGTAGAGCGTTCCACAGTTAA
- a CDS encoding helix-turn-helix transcriptional regulator, translating to MDNSMGSSAGQSIGANIKAKRRALGLKQEDLANKLGWTQANVSRVESRTKGPSAEALLAVAEALGCDVRELLGVETSERLVQGLDNEAKTFVLKTMESDPQFGLYLRSFVKESKDLTDKDWKFLAIHLKLALGYANDAIKSKRLHGNF from the coding sequence ATGGACAATTCAATGGGTAGTTCGGCGGGACAGTCGATAGGCGCGAACATCAAAGCCAAACGCCGTGCCCTGGGTTTGAAGCAAGAAGACCTGGCAAACAAATTAGGTTGGACCCAAGCGAACGTAAGCCGGGTCGAATCCCGCACCAAAGGACCTAGCGCGGAGGCTCTGTTAGCCGTGGCCGAGGCTCTGGGCTGCGACGTTCGCGAGCTTCTAGGTGTGGAGACGAGTGAACGTCTGGTGCAGGGTTTAGACAACGAAGCAAAGACCTTCGTTTTGAAGACGATGGAAAGCGATCCTCAGTTCGGGCTGTACCTGCGCAGTTTCGTCAAAGAATCCAAGGATTTGACGGATAAGGATTGGAAATTTCTGGCAATCCATCTGAAATTAGCATTAGGTTACGCCAACGACGCCATCAAGTCTAAGCGGCTGCATGGCAATTTTTGA
- a CDS encoding site-specific DNA-methyltransferase: MPAPTTKQLRLFNIDRFSDSDAIASNNGKWSINQFSAEGLCPEAERQSLERKFLPLTQITSDFNRQSVSYQMSKKDCLHRWLKYKEGFSADLVEQLLDEMGIKQGDTILDPFLGSGTTSLVAQMRGINSIGFDIMPMLNIAIKAKANVANYDLRELSSFLHYIISIKRPSGYNKRVNSVYVTKNAYAIETEMDIAFFTDAINDSHFSEHAKTLGILCVLNSLEHVSFTAKDGQYLRWDERSTKIIEANITRQAAGRPPFKIILNKGELPQLKDAIIEQLKQAIDDVHYLQNNSSPLLSKAKISFTQGSSLLELPRLDNNTIHGVITSPPYCNRYDYTRIYALELAYLGVGEIEIRKIRQDLLSCTVESKPKIEFLSEYYRSIGKQYDYDEIMSIINSNEVLNEVLYALTKRNERGDINNKGVLPMVKGYFEELTFIFYELFRICRKGAQVAFVNDNVRYAGEVIPVDFLSTAIAERIGFRPIKIYTLKQQKGNSSQQMAKFGRVPLRKSITIWEK, encoded by the coding sequence ATGCCTGCCCCTACAACGAAGCAACTACGTCTGTTTAACATAGACAGATTTTCCGATAGCGATGCTATCGCCTCAAATAACGGAAAGTGGAGTATCAATCAATTTTCCGCGGAAGGGCTATGCCCCGAAGCAGAACGCCAATCATTGGAGCGAAAATTCCTCCCCCTAACTCAAATAACTAGTGACTTCAACCGTCAATCTGTCAGTTATCAGATGAGTAAAAAAGATTGTCTTCATCGTTGGCTGAAATATAAAGAAGGATTTTCCGCCGACTTGGTGGAACAGCTCTTGGACGAGATGGGCATCAAGCAAGGAGATACGATACTCGACCCATTTTTGGGTTCTGGCACTACGTCGTTAGTAGCACAGATGCGCGGCATAAATAGCATTGGCTTTGATATTATGCCGATGTTAAACATAGCTATTAAAGCTAAGGCAAATGTGGCAAACTACGATTTACGCGAACTCTCAAGTTTCTTGCATTATATTATCTCAATAAAAAGACCTTCCGGCTATAATAAAAGAGTAAACTCTGTCTACGTTACAAAAAATGCGTATGCTATTGAAACCGAAATGGATATTGCTTTTTTTACTGACGCCATTAACGACTCGCATTTTTCCGAACATGCGAAAACCCTCGGTATCTTGTGTGTGCTAAACTCTTTAGAACATGTTAGTTTTACTGCCAAGGACGGGCAATATTTAAGATGGGATGAGCGTTCAACTAAAATCATCGAAGCGAATATCACCCGACAAGCGGCAGGCAGACCTCCTTTCAAGATTATTCTGAATAAAGGCGAATTGCCCCAATTGAAAGACGCAATCATTGAACAACTAAAACAAGCGATAGACGATGTTCACTATCTTCAAAATAATTCGTCGCCGCTTTTAAGCAAAGCAAAGATCTCGTTCACACAAGGAAGCTCGCTTCTCGAATTACCCCGATTGGATAATAATACAATCCACGGGGTTATTACTTCGCCCCCTTACTGTAACCGTTACGACTATACGCGTATCTACGCTTTGGAATTAGCTTATCTTGGAGTTGGCGAAATAGAGATTAGGAAGATACGGCAAGACTTGCTTTCTTGCACGGTAGAAAGCAAGCCTAAAATAGAGTTTCTTTCCGAATACTATCGCTCAATCGGCAAACAATATGATTATGACGAGATAATGTCAATCATCAACTCTAACGAGGTTCTGAACGAAGTTCTTTATGCGCTCACGAAAAGAAACGAGCGCGGCGACATTAACAATAAAGGTGTTCTGCCTATGGTCAAAGGATATTTTGAAGAATTGACCTTTATCTTCTACGAGTTGTTCAGAATATGTAGAAAGGGGGCACAGGTAGCATTCGTGAACGATAATGTAAGATACGCGGGTGAAGTTATTCCTGTTGATTTTTTATCGACTGCAATAGCCGAACGTATTGGCTTCAGGCCAATTAAAATCTATACACTTAAACAACAAAAGGGTAATAGCAGTCAACAAATGGCAAAGTTCGGCCGGGTTCCCTTAAGGAAAAGCATAACTATTTGGGAAAAATGA
- the plsY gene encoding glycerol-3-phosphate 1-O-acyltransferase PlsY gives MRSAILWMTVSYFIGSIPTGYLVVRLIKGVDIRKVGSGSIGATNVRRVMGHGWAVFVSIVDMLKGSLALLVTATTATMSPTLLSLAGFAAVMGHNYPLWLKFKGGKGVSTTYGVVFFLQPYESFAVTLMSGAIWYAVMTTTRYVSLASIISLLALPVFFWMLDVPVPFILVSFALAVFALYRHSENITRLSQGRENKV, from the coding sequence ATGAGGAGTGCAATACTTTGGATGACCGTTTCCTATTTCATCGGGTCTATCCCGACAGGGTATCTTGTAGTACGGTTGATAAAGGGCGTGGATATTCGCAAAGTCGGATCGGGAAGCATCGGGGCCACAAACGTGCGGCGCGTTATGGGGCATGGATGGGCCGTTTTTGTGTCCATTGTCGATATGCTGAAAGGTTCTTTGGCTCTTCTTGTCACGGCGACCACGGCGACCATGTCCCCCACGCTTCTCTCCTTGGCCGGATTCGCCGCGGTGATGGGCCATAACTATCCCCTTTGGCTAAAGTTTAAAGGAGGCAAGGGTGTGTCGACAACTTACGGCGTGGTGTTTTTCTTACAACCCTACGAATCTTTCGCCGTCACACTGATGAGCGGGGCGATTTGGTACGCCGTCATGACAACGACGCGTTACGTATCCCTAGCGTCGATCATCTCCTTGTTGGCCTTGCCCGTATTTTTCTGGATGCTGGACGTTCCCGTTCCTTTTATTTTGGTTTCGTTCGCCCTGGCCGTTTTCGCTCTCTACCGCCACAGCGAGAACATCACGCGCCTGAGTCAGGGGCGCGAAAACAAGGTCTGA
- a CDS encoding RelA/SpoT domain-containing protein: protein MDRHRIDELGISYVEKLSLYEEYSSRIRNLVQDLVEREDIEICSIDGWAKAPAELVKSLNAHYEGNEASGLDSISDLVTVRVLLRFPEDVHKVEEIVCSEFEVDLEHSIPSSGLEDPFRFGYPAVLYTLALSGSRTSLREWRKYEGLSFRLELRTVLQEAWATISPRVNMNVDSVSEKKLKRKLVRLAALLEEADEGFLSLWEEVRDVAVLVPPTSEPEISRDGMVSAERIYSEDELYIFFNESDNTLSKWGSTAIKAGFPIFVPSPNYLKESFQFLYRVFRAAGIDTISEVEKFLAELEEEDRGLLQLRAIHGAFEKESGAWRVDAFSALFLLVLNLKWDVLKGKDLVQLEIKRGSDRISGLEH from the coding sequence TTGGACAGGCACCGGATCGACGAGTTAGGCATCAGTTATGTAGAAAAGCTCTCGCTTTACGAGGAGTATTCCTCGCGTATTCGTAATTTGGTTCAAGATTTGGTAGAGCGGGAGGATATCGAAATATGCAGTATCGACGGTTGGGCCAAGGCTCCTGCCGAGTTAGTGAAGTCGCTGAATGCCCATTATGAGGGAAATGAAGCGTCAGGACTCGATTCGATATCGGATTTGGTGACGGTGCGGGTGCTTTTACGGTTCCCGGAGGACGTTCACAAAGTGGAGGAGATCGTTTGCTCAGAGTTCGAGGTGGATCTCGAACACTCCATTCCTTCCAGTGGCTTGGAGGACCCTTTCCGGTTTGGTTATCCCGCCGTACTCTACACCTTGGCTCTTTCGGGGAGCCGGACGTCATTGCGGGAATGGCGTAAATATGAGGGTCTTTCTTTTCGACTGGAACTTCGCACAGTGTTGCAGGAGGCATGGGCTACTATTTCTCCCCGGGTTAATATGAACGTGGATTCCGTTTCCGAGAAAAAGCTCAAACGAAAGCTGGTTCGATTGGCGGCTCTTCTCGAGGAGGCGGACGAGGGATTCTTATCGTTATGGGAAGAAGTGAGAGATGTGGCCGTTCTGGTCCCCCCCACTTCAGAGCCGGAAATCTCCAGGGACGGGATGGTGTCTGCGGAGCGCATTTATTCGGAGGATGAACTTTACATATTTTTCAACGAGAGCGACAACACTCTCAGTAAATGGGGTTCTACGGCTATCAAGGCGGGATTCCCGATCTTTGTGCCGTCTCCCAACTACCTCAAGGAAAGTTTCCAGTTTCTGTACAGGGTATTTCGCGCGGCGGGCATCGATACCATCTCCGAGGTGGAGAAATTTCTGGCGGAATTGGAAGAAGAAGACCGTGGGCTTTTGCAGTTACGGGCGATTCATGGAGCTTTTGAAAAAGAAAGCGGTGCGTGGCGGGTGGACGCTTTTTCCGCGTTGTTCCTTTTAGTTTTGAACTTGAAGTGGGATGTGTTGAAAGGGAAAGATCTCGTGCAGTTGGAGATCAAGCGCGGCTCCGACCGCATCAGCGGTTTAGAGCATTAA
- a CDS encoding peptidylprolyl isomerase, with the protein MRKNLWGSVVLGMFILATPIAVAAPAEQGTTLQEAAPQLEKNPDKVLAKVDNYEIKEKDVDQIIQMAGPQGAVYDNEQGRKAILDELVTMRLFALSGEKQGLDKTPEFQNALANFTTQALARAAIDKSLSDFIVSDEESKKFYDENPDQFMTPDTIHARHILVSDDVISADTVSSIQEELKKGTSFDVLAVQYSIDPSAAQGGGDLGFFARGDMVPEFEEAAFALKEPGDISEPVKSPFGWHIIKIEEKQPSTLMSYDEIKPQILQYLSNEKRTQKYQEVLETLKKEYKVELFGTEPEPQ; encoded by the coding sequence GTGAGAAAAAATCTTTGGGGCAGCGTTGTTTTAGGTATGTTCATTCTTGCCACGCCGATCGCGGTCGCCGCTCCTGCGGAACAGGGAACTACGCTTCAGGAGGCTGCGCCCCAGCTGGAGAAAAATCCCGATAAGGTTTTAGCCAAGGTTGACAATTACGAAATCAAAGAGAAAGACGTGGATCAGATTATTCAGATGGCGGGACCTCAAGGCGCGGTATACGACAACGAGCAGGGCAGGAAAGCTATCTTGGACGAACTGGTGACTATGCGCCTTTTCGCGCTTTCTGGAGAGAAGCAGGGACTCGATAAAACACCCGAATTTCAAAACGCTCTGGCGAACTTCACCACTCAGGCTTTGGCTCGGGCCGCCATTGATAAGTCTTTGAGCGACTTTATCGTCTCGGACGAGGAAAGTAAGAAATTTTACGACGAAAACCCCGATCAGTTCATGACACCCGATACGATTCACGCTCGTCATATTTTGGTCAGCGACGACGTGATCAGCGCGGACACGGTTTCGTCGATTCAAGAAGAACTGAAAAAAGGAACGTCCTTCGACGTGTTGGCGGTACAATATTCAATCGATCCTTCCGCGGCCCAGGGAGGCGGAGATTTGGGATTTTTCGCCCGAGGCGACATGGTGCCCGAATTTGAGGAAGCGGCCTTCGCGCTGAAGGAGCCGGGCGATATCTCCGAACCCGTGAAAAGCCCCTTTGGCTGGCACATTATCAAGATCGAGGAGAAACAACCATCTACGCTGATGAGCTATGACGAAATAAAACCGCAGATCCTCCAGTACCTATCCAATGAAAAGAGGACTCAGAAATACCAAGAGGTATTGGAGACGCTCAAAAAAGAGTACAAAGTGGAACTCTTCGGCACGGAGCCGGAGCCTCAATAG
- a CDS encoding molybdopterin-dependent oxidoreductase, which translates to MSQFLTERPSWYRFRRLSEADSVFAFLARSFLTSPTNLSNLSNPFNKKNNEEDEEEYHALFSGTRFPSLELWESCYRGEDRRLSNSVTLDVAASYREAGIHVDEKLRQPSDHIGVECAFFAYLCGKGDQAQSLGHAFLDRHLRPFAVEFANALEEKTRSPIYKDLARLLRESVEKMAEKMAGNEWLADTPASPLGGGQGDDLTEAGLPMGLRFLRTEERTEEPRGEAPKLQIPICGINNCGGKCPLTVDVSDNCVLAIHPSRHPDATKPPGIQVCIRGMSYHQTFLSGARLRYPLKRAGERGEAKFKRVTWDEATETIAQETERIGKRYGPQSRYVNYSTGVAGAARGDLFAKNLLALDGGFLGRYNSYSTACTTFATPFTYGTSETGNCAEDLLNSRLIILWGHNPMESVFGSSQKFYLREAKKKGIPIIVVDPRFSDTASELASRWIGLRPTTDGALMDAMAYVILDEGLQDQYFMNRFCLGFDEAHMPAGMEHCENYRDYVFGKHGGTPKTPLWASKITSVGEETIRWLAREYATVKPAALIQGYGPQRNGNGEQIARGGTLLACLTGNVGVPGGWASGSGYMRLHRQPAIPEIPNPYNGKIPAFLWTDAIIRGTEMTARHDGVMGVGKLDANIKMIFNLAGDTLINQHSNVNRSARILHDTTMCEFIVCSDLFLTPSAKFADILLPGTSLFEGENLGRPWLEGDYILYCNQSVEPLFECRFEYDWLSDVARKLGYYDAFTHGGKSVRELLEESYNAILGNEPDMPDFERFRENGIYRYRKKPHFIAFEENVRDPERHPFPTPSGKIEIFSPRLHEKNDPLQIPAIPKYVPSFEGPEDPRIETYPFQLMGWHTKRRTHSTHDNNPHMDRYDPHCVWINHQDAEKAGVQENDWVNVWNDRGHIRIQAHVTDRIVSGVLAISQGGWYTPDEKGIDLRGCVNTISTSRPTPLAKGNPQHSNLVALSKADGYAKMSRAEVSCTEAKSKTC; encoded by the coding sequence TTGAGCCAGTTTTTAACGGAAAGGCCCTCATGGTATCGCTTTAGACGACTGTCGGAAGCGGATTCTGTTTTTGCGTTCTTGGCGCGGAGTTTTCTCACCTCCCCCACCAATCTCTCCAATCTCTCCAACCCCTTCAATAAGAAAAATAATGAGGAAGATGAGGAAGAATATCACGCCTTGTTCTCCGGGACCCGTTTTCCATCTCTGGAGCTGTGGGAATCCTGCTATCGTGGAGAGGACAGACGGTTATCGAACAGCGTAACCCTCGACGTCGCGGCTTCGTATCGGGAGGCCGGCATCCATGTCGACGAAAAGTTGAGGCAACCCTCCGACCATATCGGCGTGGAGTGCGCTTTTTTCGCTTACCTCTGCGGCAAGGGCGACCAAGCGCAATCCCTGGGCCACGCTTTCCTTGATCGGCACCTGCGCCCTTTCGCGGTGGAGTTCGCCAACGCCCTGGAGGAAAAAACCCGCTCCCCCATTTACAAAGACTTGGCGCGCTTGCTGCGAGAATCCGTGGAGAAGATGGCGGAGAAAATGGCGGGAAACGAATGGCTCGCCGACACACCCGCTTCGCCTCTTGGGGGGGGCCAGGGGGATGACCTCACGGAAGCTGGCCTGCCTATGGGCCTTCGCTTCTTGAGAACTGAAGAGAGAACCGAGGAGCCGCGCGGCGAAGCCCCTAAGCTCCAAATTCCCATCTGCGGTATCAACAACTGTGGCGGAAAGTGCCCTTTGACCGTCGACGTGTCCGACAACTGTGTCCTGGCGATCCATCCATCGCGCCACCCAGACGCCACGAAGCCGCCTGGAATCCAAGTATGCATCAGAGGCATGTCGTACCACCAGACATTTTTGAGTGGGGCCCGATTGCGTTACCCCCTAAAACGCGCCGGGGAACGGGGCGAGGCCAAATTCAAGCGCGTCACCTGGGACGAGGCCACGGAGACCATCGCGCAAGAGACCGAGCGCATCGGAAAGCGCTATGGACCCCAGTCGCGCTATGTGAACTACTCCACCGGAGTGGCTGGCGCGGCCAGGGGAGATCTGTTTGCGAAGAACCTGCTGGCACTGGACGGAGGTTTCTTGGGCAGATACAACTCTTACAGCACGGCCTGCACGACCTTCGCCACTCCTTTCACCTATGGTACCAGCGAAACGGGAAACTGCGCGGAGGACTTGCTCAATTCCCGGCTGATTATTCTCTGGGGGCACAACCCTATGGAGAGTGTTTTCGGGTCTTCTCAAAAATTTTACCTGAGAGAGGCCAAAAAGAAGGGAATCCCTATTATCGTGGTCGACCCGCGTTTCAGTGATACCGCCTCCGAACTGGCCAGCCGTTGGATCGGGCTCAGGCCCACCACGGACGGCGCTTTGATGGACGCCATGGCCTACGTCATCTTGGACGAGGGTTTGCAGGATCAGTATTTTATGAACCGGTTCTGCTTGGGCTTCGACGAAGCGCACATGCCGGCCGGGATGGAACACTGCGAAAACTACAGGGATTACGTCTTCGGAAAGCACGGCGGAACGCCCAAAACCCCTCTGTGGGCGTCGAAAATCACCAGCGTCGGCGAGGAGACGATCCGATGGCTGGCGAGGGAGTACGCCACCGTAAAGCCGGCGGCCCTCATACAAGGCTACGGACCGCAACGAAACGGCAACGGAGAACAAATAGCCCGTGGTGGAACCTTGCTCGCCTGCCTTACGGGAAATGTGGGCGTGCCGGGAGGTTGGGCCAGCGGCAGCGGCTATATGAGGCTGCACAGACAACCCGCCATTCCGGAGATCCCCAACCCTTACAATGGAAAGATACCCGCCTTCCTATGGACAGACGCGATTATAAGGGGAACGGAGATGACCGCGCGGCATGACGGCGTGATGGGCGTGGGAAAACTGGACGCTAATATCAAAATGATCTTCAATTTAGCGGGAGATACCCTAATCAACCAACATTCCAACGTCAACCGCAGCGCGAGGATACTCCACGACACCACAATGTGCGAATTTATCGTTTGCTCGGACCTCTTTTTGACGCCCAGCGCAAAGTTCGCCGACATTCTTCTTCCCGGAACATCCCTATTCGAGGGCGAAAACCTCGGCCGCCCGTGGCTCGAAGGCGACTATATCTTGTACTGCAATCAGTCGGTGGAGCCCTTGTTCGAGTGCCGGTTTGAATACGACTGGCTGTCAGACGTCGCCCGCAAGCTGGGGTATTACGACGCCTTCACCCACGGCGGTAAGAGCGTGCGCGAGCTTTTGGAGGAGAGTTACAACGCCATCCTGGGCAACGAGCCGGACATGCCGGATTTCGAGAGGTTTCGTGAAAACGGGATCTATCGCTATAGGAAGAAACCGCATTTCATCGCTTTTGAGGAAAATGTCCGCGATCCCGAGCGTCACCCTTTCCCCACACCCAGCGGAAAGATCGAAATTTTTTCTCCTCGCCTCCACGAGAAAAACGATCCACTGCAAATTCCGGCCATTCCGAAGTACGTCCCCAGCTTCGAGGGGCCAGAAGACCCCAGAATCGAAACGTATCCTTTTCAGTTGATGGGCTGGCACACAAAAAGAAGAACCCACTCCACCCACGACAACAATCCCCACATGGACCGCTACGACCCCCATTGCGTCTGGATAAACCATCAGGATGCCGAGAAGGCCGGCGTCCAGGAAAACGATTGGGTGAATGTGTGGAACGACAGAGGCCACATCCGAATACAGGCTCATGTTACAGACCGGATTGTTTCCGGCGTCCTAGCCATTTCCCAGGGAGGCTGGTACACGCCGGACGAAAAGGGAATCGACCTTCGCGGCTGCGTCAACACCATCTCCACCTCGCGCCCGACGCCCCTCGCCAAAGGGAATCCACAGCACAGCAACCTCGTGGCTTTATCGAAGGCCGACGGTTATGCTAAAATGAGCCGAGCTGAAGTGAGTTGCACTGAAGCAAAGTCGAAAACTTGTTAG